In a genomic window of Scyliorhinus torazame isolate Kashiwa2021f chromosome 5, sScyTor2.1, whole genome shotgun sequence:
- the LOC140418190 gene encoding uncharacterized protein, which translates to MEGKSSVHSGEKPYTCCVCGRGFARSSGLTSHKCSHTEEKLWKCGDCGKGFISPSKLETHQHSHTGERPFTCSKCGKGFTQSSDLLRHRQVHTRERPFTCSKCGKGFTQSSDLLSHQRIHTGERPFTCSECGKGFAISSNLQKHQRVHTDERQFQCPECGKCYKGFGDLMRHQRVHSDERPFRCSHCGTGFRQSSHLTAHQRIHTGERPFACSWCGKRFTRSSALLGHRRVHTGERPFICSKCGKRFTQSSDLQRHQPVHTGERPFRCSHCGTGFRQSSHLTVHQRIHTGERPFTCSNCGKGFTESSALRKHQRIHTGERPLTCSECGKGFTDSSNLLRHQRGHK; encoded by the coding sequence atggaaggaaaaagcagcgttcacagtggggagaaaccgtacacgtgttgtgtgtgtggacgaggatttgctcgatcatcaggccttacaagccacaaatgcagtcacactgaggagaaactgtggaaatgtggggactgtgggaaaggattcatttccccatccaagctggaaactcatcaacacagccacactggggagagaccattcacctgctccaagtgtgggaagggattcactcagtcatccgacttGCTGAGACACCGgcaagttcacactagggagagaccattcacctgctcaaagtgtgggaagggattcactcagtcatccgacctgctgagtcaccagcgaattcacactggggagaggccattcacctgttcagagtgtgggaagggatttgctatttcatccaacctgcagaagcatcagcgagttcacactgatgagagacagtTTCAATGTCCAgagtgcgggaagtgctataaaggtTTTGGGgatctgatgcgccatcaacgtgtccacagtgacgagagaccgtttaggtgctctcactgcgggactggattcagacaatcatctcacctcactgcacatcagcgaattcacactggggagagaccattcgcctgctcctggtgtgggaagagattcactcggtcatcggcCCTGCTgggacaccggcgagttcacactggggagagaccgttcatctgctccaagtgtgggaagcgattcactcagtcatccgatttgcagagacaccagccagttcacactggggagaggccattcaggtgctctcactgcgggactgggttcagacaatcatctcacctcactgtacatcagcgaattcacactggagagaggccattcacctgctccaactgtgggaagggattcactgagtcatccgcactgcggaagcaccagcgaattcacactggggagagaccactcacctgctccgagtgtgggaagggattcactgactcatccaacctgctgagacaccaacgaggccacaagtaa